GACCTGGAGCATTCAACCCAGCTAAGCAAGCTTTCTTCATGTATATTTTGCAAACCTCTCTCACCTTCTCAGTTTATCTCTTTATCTTGATGCAGGGTGTTCGCATGTTTGTTTCTGAATTGACCAATGCTTTTCAAGGGATCTCAAGCAAATTGCTTCCAGGGTCATTCCCAGCGGTTGACGTTGCAGCTTCCTATGGCTTTGGTTCTTCAAATGCGGTGCTTTCAGGATTTGCCTTTGGTTTGATTGGTCAATTAATCACCATTGCTCTTCTTGTTATCTTTAAAAATCCAATCTTAATTATCACAGGATTCGTTCCCGTATTCTTTGATAATGCGGCAATTGCGGTTTATGCAGATAAACGTGGTGGCTGGAAAGCAGCGGTAGCTCTATCATTTATCTCAGGTATTTTGCAAGTTGCACTTGGTGCTGTTGCTGTAGGTCTTTTAGGACTTACAGGTGGTTATCACGGTAATATCGACTTGGTTCTTCCATGGTTACCATTTGGGTACCTCTTCAAATTCCTTGGTATTGCAGGGTATGTGCTTGTTTGCATCTTCTTACTTGCCATTCCACAATTGCAATTCGCAAAAGCTAAGGACAAAGAAGCTTACTACCGTGGGGAAGCTCAATAACACTGCATCTTAAGAAATAGCTCTGCTATTTTAACAAAACAATAATAAAACATTTTCGGAGGAAAAAACAATGGTTAAAGTCTTAACAGCATGTGGCAATGGTATGGGGTCATCTATGGTGATCAAAATGAAAGTTGAAAATGCGCTTCGTCAACTTGGTGTGACAGATATTCAGTCAGCTTCTTGCTCAGTTGGTGAAGCTAAAGGTCTAGCTTCTGGTTATGATATTGTAGTGGCATCAAACCACTTGATTCATGAGCTTGATGGTCGTACCAAAGGCCACTTGGTTGGTCTTGATAACCTGATGGATGATAATGAAATTAAAACCAAACTACAAGAAGTGCTATAAGCTAATTCTGAATCAAAACGAAGGAGTTGTGACGAAGGTTTTCAGCTCTTTCTCTTTAGTAGGATAAAACTAGTAAAATGGTGTGTGTTGCAAAGCAAGACACTAGAAAGAGATAGTTTTTATGAATTTAAAACAAGCCTTTATTGACAACAACTCCATCCGATTGGGGCTAAGTGCTGATACTTGGCAAGAGGCTGTTCGATTAGCTGTTCAACCTTTGATTGATAGCAAAGCAGTGACGTCAGCTTACTACGACGCCATCATTGCATCAACAGAAAAATACGGCCCTTATTATGTGTTGATGCCAGGTATGGCTATGCCCCATGCGGAAGCAGGTTTAGGCGTTAATCGTAATGCATTTGCTTTGATTACACTAACAAAACCAGTCACCTTCTCAGATGGTAAAGAGGTTTCTGTTCTTTTGACGTTGGCCGCTACAGACCCTTCTATTCACACAACAGTGGCTATCCCACAAATTGTGGCCTTGTTTGAACTAGATAATGCCATTGAACGCTTGGTGGCCTGCCAAAGTCCTAAAGAGGTTCTAGAGATGGTAGAAGAATCTAAAGACAGTCCTTACTTAGAAGGTATGGACTTGAATGCTTAAGCTTTCCTTACACAGGATACTAACGAATGATGGAAAGGATAAGAACTCTTAACCAGTTTGCACGGTGGCTAAGAGTTTTAGGAAAAAGAGATGACACATATTCCAAATTTACAAGTTGCTTTAGACCATTCTGACTTACAGGGGGCTGTTAAAGCAGCCGTTGCTGTGGGTCACGAAGTAGATGTGATTGAAGCTGGTACCGTTTGTTTGCTTCAAGTGGGAAGCGAACTAGTTGAGGTATTACGCAGCCTCTTCCCAGAGAAAATTATCGTAGCAGATACCAAATGTGCTGACGCTGGCGGTACGGTCGCTAAAAACAATGCAAAACGTGGTGCTGACTGGATGACCTGCATTTGCTGTGCGACGATTCCAACCATGGAAGCAGCCCTCAAGGCTATTAAAGAAGAGCGCGGTGACCGTGGGGAAATTCAAATCGAACTTTATGGTGATTGGACTTATGAGCAAGCTCAATTATGGCTTGACGCTGGGATTTCCCAAGCGATTTACCACCAATCTCGTGATGCCCTTCTTGCTGGAGAAACTTGGGGTGAAAAAGACCTTAACAAGGTGAAAACATTGATTGACATGGGCTTTCGTGTCTCAGTAACTGGTGGGCTTGATGTAGACACTTTGAGACTTTTTGAAGGGGTTGATGTCTTTACCTTTATCGCAGGGCGAGGCATTACTGAAGCAGAAGATCCTGCTGCAGCGGCGCGTGCCTTCAAAGATGAAATCAAACGTATCTGGGGGTAACTTTATGGCGCGTCCTATTGGTATTTATGAAAAAGCAACGCCAAAACAGTTTACCTGGCGTGAACGCTTGCAATTTGCAAAAGACTTAGGTTTTGATTTTGTGGAAATGTCTGTTGATGAATCAGATGCTCGCTTAGCGCGCTTAGAGTGGACTAAGGAAGAACGGCTTGATTTAGTGAAAGCCATTTATGAAACAGGCATTCGCATCCCGACCATTTGTTTTTCTGGTCATAGACGTTACCCACTAGGCTCAAATGATCCTGCTATTGAAGCTAAGTCCCTTAAACTGATGAAACAATGTATTGAATTGGCACAGGACTTAGGCGTTCGTACCATTCAATTAGCTGGTTATGACGTTTACTATGAAAAAAAATCGCCTGAAACCCGTGCTCGTTTTATCAAAAACTTGAGACAATCTTGTGACTGGGCCGAAGAAGCCCAAGTGATGCTTTCTATTGAGATTATGGATGACCCTTTTATCAACTCTATTGAGAAATACTTGGCAGTTGAAAAAGAGATTGACTCGCCTTATCTCTTTGTTTATCCTGATGCAGGCAATGTTTCTGCTTGGCATAATGATTTGTGGAGTGAATTTTACAATGGGCACAAATCCATTGCAGCCCTCCACTTGAAAGATACTTATGCTGTCACGGAAACCTCAAAAGGGCAGTTTCGTGATGTGCCATTTGGTCAAGGTTGTGTGGACTGGCAAGAGCTGTTTGCGGTCCTCAAGAAAACCAACTACAATGGGCCTTTTTTGATTGAAATGTGGTCAGAAAATTGTGACACGGTGGAGGAAACAAAAGCTGCTATCAAAGAAGCTCAGGACTTCCTTTACCCACTTATTGAGAAAGCGGGGTTGACATAATATGGCGAAAAACTTGCAAGAAATGC
The genomic region above belongs to Streptococcus pyogenes and contains:
- a CDS encoding PTS sugar transporter subunit IIB, with the translated sequence MVKVLTACGNGMGSSMVIKMKVENALRQLGVTDIQSASCSVGEAKGLASGYDIVVASNHLIHELDGRTKGHLVGLDNLMDDNEIKTKLQEVL
- a CDS encoding PTS sugar transporter subunit IIA, whose protein sequence is MNLKQAFIDNNSIRLGLSADTWQEAVRLAVQPLIDSKAVTSAYYDAIIASTEKYGPYYVLMPGMAMPHAEAGLGVNRNAFALITLTKPVTFSDGKEVSVLLTLAATDPSIHTTVAIPQIVALFELDNAIERLVACQSPKEVLEMVEESKDSPYLEGMDLNA
- a CDS encoding 3-keto-L-gulonate-6-phosphate decarboxylase UlaD; its protein translation is MTHIPNLQVALDHSDLQGAVKAAVAVGHEVDVIEAGTVCLLQVGSELVEVLRSLFPEKIIVADTKCADAGGTVAKNNAKRGADWMTCICCATIPTMEAALKAIKEERGDRGEIQIELYGDWTYEQAQLWLDAGISQAIYHQSRDALLAGETWGEKDLNKVKTLIDMGFRVSVTGGLDVDTLRLFEGVDVFTFIAGRGITEAEDPAAAARAFKDEIKRIWG
- a CDS encoding L-ribulose-5-phosphate 3-epimerase — protein: MARPIGIYEKATPKQFTWRERLQFAKDLGFDFVEMSVDESDARLARLEWTKEERLDLVKAIYETGIRIPTICFSGHRRYPLGSNDPAIEAKSLKLMKQCIELAQDLGVRTIQLAGYDVYYEKKSPETRARFIKNLRQSCDWAEEAQVMLSIEIMDDPFINSIEKYLAVEKEIDSPYLFVYPDAGNVSAWHNDLWSEFYNGHKSIAALHLKDTYAVTETSKGQFRDVPFGQGCVDWQELFAVLKKTNYNGPFLIEMWSENCDTVEETKAAIKEAQDFLYPLIEKAGLT